A single region of the Brassica rapa cultivar Chiifu-401-42 chromosome A03, CAAS_Brap_v3.01, whole genome shotgun sequence genome encodes:
- the LOC103856278 gene encoding auxin-responsive protein SAUR21 has protein sequence MALVRSLLGAKKILGRSVTAASTSKRTTSAAPKGFLAVYVGESQKKRYVVPISYLSQPSFQALLSKSEEEFGFDHPMGGLTIPCSEDIFITVTSRFQ, from the coding sequence ATGGCCTTGGTGAGAAGTCTATTGGGTGCAAAGAAGATTCTTGGCCGCTCTGTAACAGCAGCTTCTACGAGTAAAAGAACAACCTCGGCGGCACCAAAAGGGTTTCTTGCTGTGTACGTAGGAGAGAGCCAGAAGAAGAGATATGTGGTGCCAATCTCATACCTGAGCCAGCCTTCGTTTCAAGCCCTACTAAGTAAATCTGAAGAAGAGTTTGGGTTTGATCATCCAATGGGCGGCTTAACAATCCCTTGTTCTGAAGATATATTCATCACAGTGACGTCTCGGTTCCAATGA